In the genome of Leeuwenhoekiella sp. MAR_2009_132, one region contains:
- a CDS encoding glycosyltransferase family 2 protein, with the protein MTLISIVIPVFNRARLIEKTLNSVRGQTLANWECIIVDDVSTDETRTITSSLIKGDNRFKLLVRSQNYKSGGNGARNMGLKHAQGTHIIFFDSDDLLHSKALKERLEDVIANPDCDCYLYKTQLFKKEPEDLQFIWNTQNPDESIEDLTRRFIEQDMPWHTNGALWTRTFLDKIGGWDEDLKVWQDWEFHIRALTQNPKLYCDTEKPDNYYRINNFNSIASSHNSESYIHNVSLALKKVEILLWDKLKKEESLRLSYNYLIVRNLIQYPLFHGMRTLPFKMVFTVNYRSLSFIRYLSKSIFIWFFSFYKMRHLAKKITYFDRLKTKSTHLKISLETTYEH; encoded by the coding sequence TTGACGCTTATTTCTATAGTAATTCCGGTTTTTAATAGAGCTCGTTTAATCGAAAAGACTTTAAACTCAGTAAGGGGTCAAACTTTAGCAAATTGGGAGTGTATTATAGTTGATGATGTTTCTACAGATGAAACAAGAACAATTACAAGCAGTTTAATTAAAGGTGATAACCGTTTTAAACTCTTAGTGCGTTCTCAAAATTATAAGTCTGGAGGAAATGGAGCGCGTAATATGGGATTGAAACATGCACAAGGGACACATATAATCTTTTTCGACTCGGACGACCTACTACACTCAAAAGCTTTAAAAGAACGCTTAGAAGATGTTATAGCAAATCCCGATTGTGATTGTTATTTATATAAGACGCAACTGTTTAAAAAGGAACCTGAAGATTTGCAGTTCATTTGGAATACTCAAAACCCCGATGAAAGCATTGAAGATTTGACACGACGTTTTATTGAGCAGGATATGCCTTGGCATACAAATGGAGCCTTATGGACTAGAACTTTTTTAGATAAAATAGGCGGTTGGGATGAAGATTTAAAAGTCTGGCAAGATTGGGAATTTCATATTCGCGCACTTACCCAAAATCCTAAACTTTATTGTGATACAGAGAAGCCAGATAATTATTATCGTATAAATAACTTTAATAGTATCGCTTCCTCTCATAACTCAGAATCTTATATACATAATGTGAGTCTGGCGTTAAAGAAAGTCGAAATTTTACTCTGGGATAAATTAAAAAAAGAGGAGTCTTTGAGGCTTAGTTACAACTATTTGATCGTTCGTAATTTAATACAATATCCCTTGTTTCATGGTATGCGCACTTTACCTTTCAAAATGGTATTTACTGTGAATTATAGATCCTTAAGCTTTATCAGGTATCTGTCAAAATCTATTTTTATCTGGTTTTTCTCGTTCTATAAAATGCGGCATTTAGCTAAAAAAATTACTTATTTTGATCGTCTAAAAACAAAATCAACACATTTAAAGATTTCACTAGAAACAACTTATGAGCACTAA
- a CDS encoding glycosyltransferase yields the protein MNNKNNTFVSAIIPAYNAVNHLTRAIDSLLNQSKPLLEIIIVDDGSTDTTLQIAKEYESKYKIIRIISQENLGVSAARNVAIRESKGFYILMLDSDDLFAETFVEKAIQLIEIEGYDAITCGINKIVGNKTLFKWIPDQSKMNKTNVLFENIAPACCLFKRNVFYEIGFYDESLRTGFEDWDFNIRFIFSDYQYGVIDEYLFSYFKTENSRSVLANLHEKEIRKLLIKKYKTHYSNYLEEFSDYAIEQKSKIFLEVQKTKNSKEYRLGKAALRPIRFLRKIICTMISK from the coding sequence TTGAATAATAAAAATAATACTTTTGTTTCAGCGATTATCCCGGCTTATAATGCAGTAAATCATTTAACTAGGGCAATAGATTCTTTATTAAACCAAAGTAAACCTTTATTAGAGATTATAATTGTTGACGATGGTTCAACGGATACAACCTTGCAAATAGCAAAAGAGTATGAGTCTAAGTATAAAATTATAAGAATCATTAGTCAAGAGAATTTAGGGGTTTCTGCGGCTCGAAATGTTGCTATAAGAGAGTCTAAAGGTTTTTACATTTTAATGCTGGATTCTGATGATCTTTTCGCAGAAACCTTTGTAGAAAAAGCTATTCAACTAATAGAAATTGAAGGGTATGATGCGATTACTTGTGGAATAAATAAAATTGTAGGAAACAAAACTTTGTTTAAATGGATTCCTGACCAAAGTAAGATGAATAAAACCAATGTGCTTTTTGAGAATATTGCACCGGCTTGTTGTCTTTTTAAAAGAAATGTTTTTTATGAAATAGGGTTTTATGATGAGAGCCTCAGAACAGGTTTTGAGGATTGGGATTTTAATATCCGATTTATATTTTCAGATTACCAATATGGAGTCATTGATGAGTATTTGTTCTCCTACTTTAAAACAGAAAATTCAAGAAGTGTTTTAGCCAATTTGCATGAAAAAGAGATAAGAAAGTTATTGATAAAAAAATATAAAACGCATTATTCTAATTACCTAGAAGAATTTTCTGATTACGCTATTGAGCAAAAATCTAAGATTTTTTTAGAAGTTCAAAAGACGAAAAATAGTAAAGAATATCGTCTGGGTAAAGCTGCTTTGAGGCCGATAAGGTTTTTAAGAAAGATAATCTGTACAATGATCAGTAAATGA
- a CDS encoding glycosyltransferase family 2 protein: MSTKVSIIIATYNRYEYIIDTLRSIQNQTFENWECIIIDDGSTDTTEKLVCDFLKSDSRFSYEIRPAHIQKGANACRNYGYKRSCGDLIKFFDSDDLMLLNHLEVLVSEIEENNLDFAVGDCRNFDENSLLERPYEIDRTNAVMTPHRFALFNVAWITNDLLVRREFADQLQFAEGIRDQASEYQYNIKLLYLTTNGSLVNQILAHRRIHNDGFVVKALKRPIWFDQMNAELKLTTMLYLKDIAPVEKLKWFLSGHIQLNFKLACKRVWPEALLITTSKLIKYHGLLKGLLYPAAIIFGYFIGRGYNIIKFIRQSDGL, translated from the coding sequence ATGAGCACTAAGGTTTCTATCATTATAGCTACATACAATCGTTATGAATATATTATCGATACTTTACGCTCTATACAAAATCAAACATTTGAAAATTGGGAGTGTATTATCATAGATGATGGATCAACCGATACTACTGAGAAATTAGTGTGTGATTTTTTAAAATCTGATTCGCGTTTCAGTTATGAAATTCGACCAGCTCATATTCAAAAAGGAGCTAATGCCTGTCGCAATTACGGTTATAAAAGGTCTTGTGGAGATCTTATTAAGTTTTTTGATAGCGATGATCTTATGTTACTAAACCATCTAGAGGTTTTAGTTTCTGAAATTGAAGAAAATAACCTGGACTTTGCCGTTGGTGATTGTAGAAACTTTGATGAAAATAGTTTGTTAGAACGCCCTTATGAGATAGACCGCACAAATGCCGTTATGACCCCCCATCGCTTTGCTCTTTTTAATGTCGCCTGGATTACAAATGATTTACTTGTAAGGCGGGAATTTGCAGATCAATTACAGTTTGCAGAGGGGATACGTGATCAGGCGAGCGAATATCAATATAATATTAAACTACTGTATCTCACTACAAACGGTAGCCTAGTAAATCAAATTTTGGCACATAGGAGGATACATAATGACGGTTTTGTTGTTAAAGCTCTTAAAAGACCAATTTGGTTTGATCAAATGAATGCAGAGTTGAAATTGACCACAATGTTATATCTAAAAGATATAGCTCCTGTTGAGAAACTAAAGTGGTTTTTATCGGGTCATATTCAGCTTAATTTTAAGTTGGCTTGCAAGCGTGTTTGGCCAGAAGCTCTCTTAATAACAACTTCTAAACTCATCAAGTATCACGGATTATTAAAAGGATTACTGTATCCTGCTGCTATCATATTCGGCTATTTTATTGGAAGGGGTTATAATATTATAAAGTTTATACGGCAGTCTGATGGTCTATAA
- a CDS encoding glycosyltransferase family 2 protein: MKETVYIVIAAFNRESLIKETLQSISNQTYSYFKCIVVDDNSTDSTAEIVKYFADSDMRFKYYLKPPSYEQGLPQTRNYGLDIVESYNPKYVQFFDDDDIMHPQKLELQMNAFNLNDEVALVNCQYSGFREVSKIDFDKIDDEINVRTENPAKDFLFKKIKFHSCGPIFKWDLIKKMRFDRELKFFAEEEEFYLRMLFKENPAYDAIHRPLFYYRHHSKSVTGNNDNRIQKIGTTFILDQKMWDFFSENNLVDRELIAYYTKRFSIDFYNKAYLKKIDTYLKIAPSYSVFYKAKIRILLKLYSFLRKVFFKILQ; encoded by the coding sequence ATGAAGGAGACAGTTTATATAGTAATAGCAGCTTTCAATAGAGAAAGTTTGATAAAGGAAACTTTACAAAGTATTAGCAATCAAACCTATTCTTATTTTAAATGTATAGTTGTTGATGATAATTCTACAGATTCGACAGCAGAAATTGTTAAATATTTTGCAGATAGTGATATGAGGTTTAAGTACTACCTCAAACCACCTTCTTATGAACAGGGATTGCCGCAAACACGAAATTATGGCCTGGATATCGTTGAAAGCTACAATCCAAAATATGTTCAATTTTTTGACGATGATGATATAATGCATCCTCAAAAGTTAGAATTACAAATGAATGCTTTTAATCTTAATGATGAAGTAGCGCTTGTAAATTGTCAGTATAGCGGTTTCAGAGAGGTATCAAAAATTGATTTTGATAAAATAGATGATGAGATAAACGTAAGAACTGAAAACCCAGCAAAGGATTTCCTTTTTAAAAAAATTAAATTCCATTCTTGTGGGCCCATTTTTAAATGGGATTTAATCAAGAAGATGAGATTTGATCGAGAGCTTAAATTTTTTGCTGAAGAAGAAGAATTCTATTTGAGAATGCTTTTCAAAGAAAATCCTGCTTATGATGCAATTCACAGACCCTTGTTCTATTACAGGCACCATTCTAAAAGTGTGACTGGGAATAACGATAACAGAATACAAAAAATAGGGACAACATTTATATTAGATCAAAAAATGTGGGATTTCTTTAGCGAGAATAATTTAGTAGATCGGGAATTAATAGCATATTACACGAAAAGATTCAGCATTGATTTTTATAATAAAGCCTATTTAAAAAAAATAGATACCTATCTAAAAATAGCACCATCATATAGTGTGTTTTATAAAGCAAAAATTAGGATACTCCTGAAACTTTATTCTTTTTTAAGAAAAGTATTTTTTAAAATACTTCAATAA
- a CDS encoding glycosyltransferase family 2 protein, which produces MEYISIIIPYYNAGDYIGRALKFAKSQKDICSEIIVIDDGSNDHNSNLLKAYSKEIDLLIVQRNKGQGAARNRGISKSKYDYILNWDADDYFESDFCKKAIQVIKNDNNVKLVTSIGNRTDGKKYSERIIPAGGTLNNFLFDNQAFGSVLFRKLDWRTVDGYDEAPELRGFEDWEFYIRLLKEGGIAYVLHECLFTYFRHSESTTSKIKDTRYDKRLYIYKKHQELYKSNFSSLMEDTFKRLEGERKSRSKIIEGIDFRVGRFILKPIRLIKSLFN; this is translated from the coding sequence TTGGAGTACATTTCAATAATAATTCCTTATTACAACGCAGGCGATTATATAGGGCGAGCCTTAAAATTTGCAAAATCTCAAAAGGATATATGTTCTGAAATAATAGTAATTGATGATGGTTCGAATGACCATAATAGTAATTTGTTAAAGGCGTATTCAAAAGAAATAGATCTTTTGATTGTTCAGAGAAATAAAGGTCAAGGAGCAGCAAGAAACCGAGGCATATCAAAATCAAAATATGATTATATACTCAATTGGGATGCAGATGATTATTTTGAAAGCGATTTTTGTAAAAAGGCAATCCAAGTGATCAAAAATGATAATAATGTCAAGTTGGTCACTTCCATAGGCAATAGAACAGACGGGAAAAAGTATAGTGAGAGGATTATACCTGCTGGAGGAACACTAAATAATTTTTTGTTTGATAACCAGGCCTTTGGAAGTGTATTGTTTAGAAAATTAGACTGGAGAACAGTTGATGGATATGATGAGGCTCCAGAACTAAGAGGTTTTGAAGACTGGGAGTTTTATATACGTTTACTTAAAGAGGGTGGGATTGCATATGTACTACATGAATGCCTATTCACCTATTTTAGACATTCAGAATCTACTACTTCAAAAATAAAAGATACGCGATATGACAAAAGATTGTACATCTACAAAAAGCATCAAGAACTTTATAAATCAAACTTCTCCTCTTTAATGGAAGACACGTTTAAAAGACTCGAAGGTGAGCGTAAAAGCAGGTCAAAAATAATTGAAGGAATTGATTTTAGAGTTGGTCGTTTTATTTTAAAGCCTATACGTTTAATTAAGAGTTTATTTAATTGA
- a CDS encoding polysaccharide pyruvyl transferase family protein, whose product MMVHLYWWRSSTSNFKNFGDEVGPYILIKLFKAKVNWVVHPSMRRYKYFITHYLSAGSIISEAKMNSVVWGSGIMFENQEVKDANFIAVRGPFTKSRLESLGYSVPNILGDPALLLPLCYNPVCQNGFEIGVIPHYVDYERVNKAFCYSSQVKVINLKTDQIEEVIRQIKQCRLILSSSLHGLIVPNAYGITAIWVKFSDHLGGDGIKFKDYLATVGLGDQTYIDLRNSKLELNELTSIVKQSQDLWRPNMDDVKKCQDDLLQAAPWSKPFASQVFFNIKHKIRFIYKLIKTYF is encoded by the coding sequence ATGATGGTTCACTTATATTGGTGGAGAAGCAGTACCAGTAATTTTAAAAATTTTGGGGATGAAGTAGGGCCCTATATATTGATAAAGCTTTTTAAAGCAAAAGTAAATTGGGTAGTTCATCCTTCAATGAGAAGATACAAGTATTTTATTACACATTATCTAAGTGCTGGTAGTATTATTTCTGAAGCCAAAATGAATTCGGTAGTATGGGGTAGTGGAATTATGTTTGAAAATCAGGAAGTAAAAGATGCAAATTTTATTGCTGTCAGAGGGCCATTCACGAAGAGTCGACTGGAGTCTTTAGGATATTCAGTTCCTAATATTTTGGGAGATCCAGCACTATTACTTCCGCTTTGTTATAACCCTGTGTGTCAAAATGGTTTTGAGATTGGAGTAATACCGCACTATGTTGATTACGAAAGAGTTAATAAGGCTTTTTGTTATTCAAGTCAGGTTAAGGTAATTAACTTAAAAACAGATCAGATTGAAGAAGTTATTCGTCAGATAAAACAGTGTAGGCTAATACTAAGCTCTTCTCTACATGGGCTCATTGTGCCAAATGCGTATGGTATAACTGCGATTTGGGTAAAATTTTCAGATCACTTGGGAGGTGACGGTATCAAGTTTAAGGATTATCTAGCCACCGTTGGACTTGGTGATCAGACATATATCGATCTTCGAAATAGTAAGTTGGAATTAAACGAATTGACCAGCATAGTCAAACAGAGTCAAGATTTATGGAGACCAAATATGGATGACGTAAAAAAATGTCAGGATGACTTGCTTCAAGCTGCACCTTGGTCAAAACCTTTCGCGTCCCAGGTGTTTTTTAATATAAAACACAAGATAAGGTTCATATATAAACTGATTAAGACTTATTTCTGA
- a CDS encoding glycosyltransferase family 2 protein, with the protein MKESQPLISVLLPVYNAANFIAESMQSILNQTLDDFELLIIDDCSTDSTQKVIESFEDSRIFLYRKKINSGYTESLNWGITNSRGKYIARMDADDISLPTRFEKQIRFLEENPDVAICGTDAKVIGGDLKFNYPSSNEEIKINLLFGSSLVHPTIMGRREIFLEYSYDTSKEPAEDYDLFTRLAVSGKKMANIPESLLVYRVHSNQISQVQNTKQNSSAQQSMLRMFKKIPYDKNTFSDTQVLEAIWPSGQHTTDRLFKSLEFYKCIYHENDFYERAKFQKRIVIKKMNYLKFHLNGNHLKPTERIILYLHFIKISPRRTFKYFLKLNEKN; encoded by the coding sequence ATGAAAGAATCACAACCTCTCATTTCTGTTCTTCTACCAGTCTACAATGCTGCAAATTTCATTGCAGAAAGTATGCAAAGTATTCTCAATCAAACGCTAGATGATTTTGAACTTTTAATAATAGATGATTGCTCCACAGATAGTACGCAAAAAGTAATTGAGAGTTTTGAAGACTCACGTATTTTTCTTTATCGAAAGAAAATAAATAGCGGGTATACTGAAAGTTTAAACTGGGGTATTACTAATTCAAGAGGAAAATATATTGCAAGAATGGATGCAGATGACATTAGTCTGCCTACACGTTTTGAAAAACAAATACGTTTTTTGGAAGAAAATCCAGATGTAGCTATTTGCGGCACAGATGCAAAAGTTATTGGGGGTGATTTAAAATTTAATTATCCCTCTTCTAACGAAGAAATTAAGATAAATCTTTTATTTGGCAGTTCTTTAGTTCACCCCACAATTATGGGAAGGCGAGAGATATTCTTAGAATATTCTTATGATACATCAAAAGAACCCGCAGAGGATTATGACTTATTTACGCGTCTCGCAGTTTCAGGGAAGAAAATGGCTAATATTCCTGAGTCTTTACTTGTATATCGTGTACACAGTAATCAGATTTCTCAGGTTCAAAATACTAAGCAAAACAGCAGTGCTCAACAGAGTATGTTGAGAATGTTTAAGAAAATCCCATACGATAAAAATACGTTTAGTGACACTCAGGTTTTAGAAGCTATATGGCCTTCAGGGCAGCATACAACAGATAGATTATTTAAAAGTTTAGAATTTTATAAATGCATATATCACGAGAATGATTTTTATGAACGCGCAAAATTTCAGAAAAGAATAGTGATAAAAAAAATGAATTATTTGAAGTTTCATTTAAATGGTAACCACTTAAAACCAACTGAGAGAATAATCTTATATCTGCATTTTATTAAAATAAGCCCCAGAAGAACATTTAAATATTTTTTAAAATTAAATGAAAAGAATTGA